From Glycine max cultivar Williams 82 chromosome 11, Glycine_max_v4.0, whole genome shotgun sequence, the proteins below share one genomic window:
- the LOC100814484 gene encoding U1 small nuclear ribonucleoprotein 70 kDa isoform X2, producing the protein MGDNNSNNDAFMRNQNAAVQARTKAQNRSNVLQLKLIGQSHPTGLTANLLKLFEPRPPLEYKPPPEKRKCPPLSGMAQFVSKFAEPGEPEYAPPVPETETPAQKRARIHKLRLEKGAAKAAEELEKYDPHNDPNVSGDPYKTLFVAKLSYETTESRIKREFESYGPIKRVRLVADKDINKPRGYAFIEYLHTRDMKAAYKQADGRKIDGRRVLVDVERGRTVPNWRPRRLGGGLGTTRVGGEEVNQRHSGREQQQSRSEEPRVREDRHADRDREISRERGRDKDRERERSREHSHERVRDRDHREDRHHRDRDRNRDRDRDRERDRDRGRDRDRTRDRDRERGRDRDRDREYDRHRERDRDYEVGDPDRGRSRDRESDYDRVESKHGERNHDYEPEDDRGRHNQYEHGRRHADPDHDPERYDHYNHGDDHGDHYNQYRDHDGMEDDYHAGRATSESHEKERSHDVDREYQRSERSHSREYDY; encoded by the exons ATGGGggacaacaacagcaacaacgaTGCCTTCATGCGCAACCAAAACGCCGCCGTTCAGGCCCGCACCAAAGCGCAGAACCGCTCCAACGTCCTTCAGCTCAAACTG ATTGGACAGAGTCACCCAACCGGTCTCACAGCGAACCTGTTGAAGCTCTTCGAGCCTAGGCCTCCGTTGGAGTACAAGCCACCTCCGGAGAAACGAAAATGCCCACCGTTATCAG GGATGGCACAATTTGTGAGCAAGTTTGCCGAGCCTGGCGAGCCAGAATACGCTCCACCTGTCCCAGAAACTGAGACTCCT GCACAAAAAAGAGCCAGAATACACAAGCTAAGGCTTGAGAAGGGAGCTGCAAAGGCTGCTGAGGAGCTTGAGAAAT ATGATCCACATAATGACCCAAATGTGTCGGGAGATCCATACAAGACATTGTTTGTGGCTAAACTC AGTTACGAGACCACTGAGAGCAGAATCAAAAGGGAGTTTGAGTCATATGGTCCAATCAAACGG GTTCGATTAGTTGCTGACAAAGATATAAATAAGCCCAGGGGTTATGCTTTCATTGAGTATCTGCATACAAGAGACATGAAAG CTGCTTATAAACAAGCTGATGGTAGGAAAATTGATGGTAGAAGGGTGCTTGTGGATGTTGAGCGTGGGAGGACTGTTCCAAATTGGAGACCCCGTCGCTTAGGTGGTGGACTTGGTACCACTAGAGTTGGAGGTGAAGAAGTTAATCAGCGACATTCTGGGAG ggaGCAACAACAGTCTCGTTCTGAAGAACCGAGAGTGCGAGAGGACCGACACGCTGATAG AGACAGGGAAATATCACGTGAAAGAGGTAGGGACAAAGACAGAGAACGGGAGCGATCACGTGAACATTCTCATGAAAGGGTCAGGGATCGTGATCATAGGGAGGATAGGCACCACAGAGACCGGGATAGGAACAGGGACAGAGACCGAGACAGGGAAAGAGATAGAGATCGTGGGCGTGATCGAGATAGAACACGGGACCGTGATCGTGAGCGAGGGAGGGACCGTGATCGGGATCGAGAATATGATCGACATCGTGAGAGGGATAGAGATTATGAAGTTGGTGACCCTGATCGAGGACGCTCACGTGATAGGGAGTCTGATTATGATCGTGTTGAATCTAAACATGGGGAAAGGAATCATGACTATGAACCTGAGGATGATCGTGGTAGGCATAACCAGTATGAACATGGACGTAGGCATGCAGACCCTGATCATGACCCTGAGCGGTATGACCACTACAATCATGGAGATGACCATGGTGACCATTACAATCAGTATCGTGACCATGATGGGATGGAAGATGACTACCATGCTGGACGTGCAACATCTGAATCGCATGAAAAGGAGAGAAGTCATGATGTGGACCGTGAATATCAACGCTCAGAGAGATCACATTCCCGGGAGTATGATTATTAG
- the LOC100814484 gene encoding U1 small nuclear ribonucleoprotein 70 kDa isoform X3, with translation MGDNNSNNDAFMRNQNAAVQARTKAQNRSNVLQLKLIGQSHPTGLTANLLKLFEPRPPLEYKPPPEKRKCPPLSGMAQFVSKFAEPGEPEYAPPVPETETPAQKRARIHKLRLEKGAAKAAEELEKYDPHNDPNVSGDPYKTLFVAKLSYETTESRIKREFESYGPIKRVRLVADKDINKPRGYAFIEYLHTRDMKAAYKQADGRKIDGRRVLVDVERGRTVPNWRPRRLGGGLGTTRVGGEEVNQRHSGREQQQSRSEEPRVREDRHADREISRERGRDKDRERERSREHSHERVRDRDHREDRHHRDRDRNRDRDRDRERDRDRGRDRDRTRDRDRERGRDRDRDREYDRHRERDRDYEVGDPDRGRSRDRESDYDRVESKHGERNHDYEPEDDRGRHNQYEHGRRHADPDHDPERYDHYNHGDDHGDHYNQYRDHDGMEDDYHAGRATSESHEKERSHDVDREYQRSERSHSREYDY, from the exons ATGGGggacaacaacagcaacaacgaTGCCTTCATGCGCAACCAAAACGCCGCCGTTCAGGCCCGCACCAAAGCGCAGAACCGCTCCAACGTCCTTCAGCTCAAACTG ATTGGACAGAGTCACCCAACCGGTCTCACAGCGAACCTGTTGAAGCTCTTCGAGCCTAGGCCTCCGTTGGAGTACAAGCCACCTCCGGAGAAACGAAAATGCCCACCGTTATCAG GGATGGCACAATTTGTGAGCAAGTTTGCCGAGCCTGGCGAGCCAGAATACGCTCCACCTGTCCCAGAAACTGAGACTCCT GCACAAAAAAGAGCCAGAATACACAAGCTAAGGCTTGAGAAGGGAGCTGCAAAGGCTGCTGAGGAGCTTGAGAAAT ATGATCCACATAATGACCCAAATGTGTCGGGAGATCCATACAAGACATTGTTTGTGGCTAAACTC AGTTACGAGACCACTGAGAGCAGAATCAAAAGGGAGTTTGAGTCATATGGTCCAATCAAACGG GTTCGATTAGTTGCTGACAAAGATATAAATAAGCCCAGGGGTTATGCTTTCATTGAGTATCTGCATACAAGAGACATGAAAG CTGCTTATAAACAAGCTGATGGTAGGAAAATTGATGGTAGAAGGGTGCTTGTGGATGTTGAGCGTGGGAGGACTGTTCCAAATTGGAGACCCCGTCGCTTAGGTGGTGGACTTGGTACCACTAGAGTTGGAGGTGAAGAAGTTAATCAGCGACATTCTGGGAG ggaGCAACAACAGTCTCGTTCTGAAGAACCGAGAGTGCGAGAGGACCGACACGCTGATAG GGAAATATCACGTGAAAGAGGTAGGGACAAAGACAGAGAACGGGAGCGATCACGTGAACATTCTCATGAAAGGGTCAGGGATCGTGATCATAGGGAGGATAGGCACCACAGAGACCGGGATAGGAACAGGGACAGAGACCGAGACAGGGAAAGAGATAGAGATCGTGGGCGTGATCGAGATAGAACACGGGACCGTGATCGTGAGCGAGGGAGGGACCGTGATCGGGATCGAGAATATGATCGACATCGTGAGAGGGATAGAGATTATGAAGTTGGTGACCCTGATCGAGGACGCTCACGTGATAGGGAGTCTGATTATGATCGTGTTGAATCTAAACATGGGGAAAGGAATCATGACTATGAACCTGAGGATGATCGTGGTAGGCATAACCAGTATGAACATGGACGTAGGCATGCAGACCCTGATCATGACCCTGAGCGGTATGACCACTACAATCATGGAGATGACCATGGTGACCATTACAATCAGTATCGTGACCATGATGGGATGGAAGATGACTACCATGCTGGACGTGCAACATCTGAATCGCATGAAAAGGAGAGAAGTCATGATGTGGACCGTGAATATCAACGCTCAGAGAGATCACATTCCCGGGAGTATGATTATTAG
- the LOC100817312 gene encoding sulfite exporter TauE/SafE family protein 3 encodes MQEYSKPCSIHFWLLNFLQVPIAVSVTLFEAIGLYKGTRVIASKGKEVTNWKIHQICLYCSTGIMAGMVGGLLGLGGGFILGPLFLELGIPPQVASATSTFAMVFSSSMSVVQYYLLDRFPVPYASYFALVATIAAFTGQHVVRKVIVVLGRASIIIFILALTIFISAISLGGVGIENIIEKIESHEYMGFEDLCALS; translated from the exons ATGCAGGAATACAGCAAGCCCTGTTCCATCCATTTCTGGCTTCTTAATTTTTTGCAG GTTCCTATCGCGGTCTCAGTTACACTTTTTGAAGCCATAGGCTTATACAAAGGAACTAGAGTGATTGCATCAAAAGGAAAGGAAGTTACCAATTGGAAGATTCATCAGATTTGTCTTTACTGTTCCACGGGAATAATGGCTGGTATGGTTGGTGGACTGCTTGGTCTAGGAGGTGGTTTCATTTTGGGGCCATTGTTTCTAGAATTGGGAATTCCTCCTCAG GTAGCAAGTGCTACATCAACTTTTGCCATGGTTTTTTCATCCTCCATGTCCGTGGTGCAATACTACTTGTTGGATCGTTTCCCAGTACCTTATG CTTCCTACTTTGCATTGGTTGCAACCATAGCTGCCTTCACTGGCCAGCATGTGGTGAGAAAAGTAATTGTAGTTCTTGGCCGAGCatccatcatcatcttcatattAGCATTGACCATTTTCATCAGCGCAATCAGTTTAG GTGGAGTGGGAATAGAGAACATAATTGAAAAGATAGAAAGTCATGAGTATATGGGCTTTGAAGATCTTTGCGCTCTGTCTTAG
- the LOC100814484 gene encoding U1 small nuclear ribonucleoprotein 70 kDa isoform X1, which translates to MGDNNSNNDAFMRNQNAAVQARTKAQNRSNVLQLKLIGQSHPTGLTANLLKLFEPRPPLEYKPPPEKRKCPPLSGMAQFVSKFAEPGEPEYAPPVPETETPAQKRARIHKLRLEKGAAKAAEELEKCDESYIANLLIFHDFMFSGCHSYIGFYADDPHNDPNVSGDPYKTLFVAKLSYETTESRIKREFESYGPIKRVRLVADKDINKPRGYAFIEYLHTRDMKAAYKQADGRKIDGRRVLVDVERGRTVPNWRPRRLGGGLGTTRVGGEEVNQRHSGREQQQSRSEEPRVREDRHADRDREISRERGRDKDRERERSREHSHERVRDRDHREDRHHRDRDRNRDRDRDRERDRDRGRDRDRTRDRDRERGRDRDRDREYDRHRERDRDYEVGDPDRGRSRDRESDYDRVESKHGERNHDYEPEDDRGRHNQYEHGRRHADPDHDPERYDHYNHGDDHGDHYNQYRDHDGMEDDYHAGRATSESHEKERSHDVDREYQRSERSHSREYDY; encoded by the exons ATGGGggacaacaacagcaacaacgaTGCCTTCATGCGCAACCAAAACGCCGCCGTTCAGGCCCGCACCAAAGCGCAGAACCGCTCCAACGTCCTTCAGCTCAAACTG ATTGGACAGAGTCACCCAACCGGTCTCACAGCGAACCTGTTGAAGCTCTTCGAGCCTAGGCCTCCGTTGGAGTACAAGCCACCTCCGGAGAAACGAAAATGCCCACCGTTATCAG GGATGGCACAATTTGTGAGCAAGTTTGCCGAGCCTGGCGAGCCAGAATACGCTCCACCTGTCCCAGAAACTGAGACTCCT GCACAAAAAAGAGCCAGAATACACAAGCTAAGGCTTGAGAAGGGAGCTGCAAAGGCTGCTGAGGAGCTTGAGAAATGTGATGAGTCCTATATTGCGAATTTGCTAATATTTCATGATTTTATGTTCTCTGGATGCCATTCTTATATTGGCTTCTATGCAGATGATCCACATAATGACCCAAATGTGTCGGGAGATCCATACAAGACATTGTTTGTGGCTAAACTC AGTTACGAGACCACTGAGAGCAGAATCAAAAGGGAGTTTGAGTCATATGGTCCAATCAAACGG GTTCGATTAGTTGCTGACAAAGATATAAATAAGCCCAGGGGTTATGCTTTCATTGAGTATCTGCATACAAGAGACATGAAAG CTGCTTATAAACAAGCTGATGGTAGGAAAATTGATGGTAGAAGGGTGCTTGTGGATGTTGAGCGTGGGAGGACTGTTCCAAATTGGAGACCCCGTCGCTTAGGTGGTGGACTTGGTACCACTAGAGTTGGAGGTGAAGAAGTTAATCAGCGACATTCTGGGAG ggaGCAACAACAGTCTCGTTCTGAAGAACCGAGAGTGCGAGAGGACCGACACGCTGATAG AGACAGGGAAATATCACGTGAAAGAGGTAGGGACAAAGACAGAGAACGGGAGCGATCACGTGAACATTCTCATGAAAGGGTCAGGGATCGTGATCATAGGGAGGATAGGCACCACAGAGACCGGGATAGGAACAGGGACAGAGACCGAGACAGGGAAAGAGATAGAGATCGTGGGCGTGATCGAGATAGAACACGGGACCGTGATCGTGAGCGAGGGAGGGACCGTGATCGGGATCGAGAATATGATCGACATCGTGAGAGGGATAGAGATTATGAAGTTGGTGACCCTGATCGAGGACGCTCACGTGATAGGGAGTCTGATTATGATCGTGTTGAATCTAAACATGGGGAAAGGAATCATGACTATGAACCTGAGGATGATCGTGGTAGGCATAACCAGTATGAACATGGACGTAGGCATGCAGACCCTGATCATGACCCTGAGCGGTATGACCACTACAATCATGGAGATGACCATGGTGACCATTACAATCAGTATCGTGACCATGATGGGATGGAAGATGACTACCATGCTGGACGTGCAACATCTGAATCGCATGAAAAGGAGAGAAGTCATGATGTGGACCGTGAATATCAACGCTCAGAGAGATCACATTCCCGGGAGTATGATTATTAG